The following are encoded in a window of Bdellovibrio svalbardensis genomic DNA:
- a CDS encoding serine/threonine protein kinase has translation MDKSSSFYNLDPDKVLLSAENAGFYPTGEFTQLNSYENRVFDIKLEEPFEANSHNKNIIAKFYRPNRWSKEAILEEHEFLLSLKGEGIPAVAPLLQGGSTVSEVDGMYVAFFPKVLGRMPQEFLGDDFKKVGRLMAQVHNVGARKEAPHRPVLDTSYYGGWETLDNLQDWITPELRKRYTIAAEDILYSIDDNFDPSEFIRIHGDCHKGNLLNNGEQFFLVDFDDFVNGPVIQDFWMLLSGDTESLTTEREQIIAGYEELREFPDHQWAWIPLLRGLRIISYAGWIAKRWDDPSFPRLFPEFNTYRYWAEEVEALEKIAWTINPS, from the coding sequence ATGGATAAAAGCTCTTCTTTCTATAATTTGGATCCCGACAAAGTTCTGCTCTCTGCGGAAAATGCGGGCTTTTATCCGACGGGTGAGTTCACGCAATTAAATTCCTACGAGAATCGCGTTTTCGATATCAAGCTCGAAGAACCTTTCGAAGCAAATAGCCACAACAAGAACATCATTGCGAAGTTCTATCGACCAAATCGCTGGAGCAAGGAAGCCATCCTTGAGGAACATGAGTTTCTTCTTTCCTTAAAGGGTGAGGGGATTCCCGCCGTGGCTCCTTTGCTTCAAGGCGGCTCAACTGTCAGTGAAGTGGATGGCATGTACGTCGCCTTCTTTCCGAAAGTACTCGGTCGTATGCCGCAGGAATTTTTAGGAGATGACTTCAAAAAAGTCGGCCGTCTGATGGCGCAAGTTCACAATGTGGGTGCGCGCAAAGAGGCTCCACATCGTCCCGTCCTAGATACGAGTTATTATGGTGGCTGGGAAACTTTAGATAATTTGCAGGATTGGATCACTCCCGAGCTGCGCAAACGCTATACGATTGCCGCTGAAGATATTCTATATTCGATTGACGACAATTTCGATCCTTCGGAATTCATTCGTATTCATGGCGACTGTCATAAGGGAAATCTTCTCAATAACGGCGAGCAGTTCTTTCTGGTCGACTTCGATGATTTTGTAAATGGCCCCGTCATTCAAGATTTCTGGATGCTTCTTTCCGGAGATACAGAGTCCCTAACGACAGAGCGTGAACAAATTATCGCGGGCTATGAAGAGCTTCGTGAATTCCCAGATCATCAATGGGCCTGGATTCCTTTGCTTCGCGGTCTTCGCATCATTTCTTACGCTGGCTGGATCGCTAAACGCTGGGATGACCCCAGCTTCCCCCGCCTATTCCCTGAGTTTAACACCTACAGATATTGGGCCGAAGAAGTGGAAGCATTAGAAAAAATCGCCTGGACGATCAATCCCTCCTAG
- a CDS encoding M48 family metallopeptidase, with protein sequence MGSQTENFLFAKWPVEVHRRAFRRSVSIYLYPNKPIKVVASKMTSQKVIIDFLMAKKDWIAKNFEKFADLAEKFPEKKIKAYEDFPYLGKDRKFKVVITLNKKSFVSVTDEHLLLHIPRNDWNADTPLQEHPTALNEIRHFYKREAVKLLSERIHHWSQQMNLHPSQVKFREQRTRWGSCSSKKIINLNWRLIVFGQDIIDYVIVHELAHLEHMNHSDRFWSLVEKHLANYQDLMKTLKQSQNLVEFLSEKP encoded by the coding sequence ATGGGTAGTCAGACTGAAAACTTTCTTTTCGCTAAATGGCCGGTAGAGGTGCACAGACGCGCCTTTCGTCGATCTGTCTCCATCTATTTATACCCGAATAAGCCTATTAAAGTTGTCGCCAGCAAGATGACCTCGCAAAAGGTGATTATAGATTTTCTGATGGCGAAAAAAGATTGGATCGCCAAGAACTTTGAAAAGTTCGCCGATCTGGCAGAGAAATTCCCGGAAAAGAAAATCAAAGCCTATGAGGATTTTCCCTATTTAGGCAAAGATCGAAAATTCAAAGTCGTAATTACTTTGAATAAGAAATCTTTCGTCTCAGTCACTGACGAGCATTTGCTCTTACATATTCCGCGCAACGACTGGAATGCCGACACTCCTTTGCAGGAACATCCCACGGCGCTGAATGAAATTCGTCACTTCTATAAAAGAGAAGCCGTGAAGCTTTTGAGTGAGCGCATTCATCACTGGTCACAGCAGATGAACTTGCATCCTTCGCAAGTGAAGTTCCGCGAGCAGCGCACGCGGTGGGGCAGTTGTTCTTCAAAAAAAATCATCAACCTGAACTGGCGTCTGATCGTCTTCGGGCAAGACATAATCGATTACGTCATCGTTCACGAGCTGGCGCACTTAGAGCACATGAATCACTCAGATCGTTTCTGGAGCCTGGTCGAAAAGCATTTGGCGAACTATCAGGATCTGATGAAGACCCTCAAGCAATCGCAGAATTTGGTCGAGTTTCTGTCGGAAAAACCCTAA
- a CDS encoding TIGR02147 family protein — translation MQNNHLEFGKGKENSTTSLVPPVLSDYMNYRQFLADFYKFKRQASKGALRAYNYAVFSAAANIKSPNYLKMIIEGKRNLSDDMIGKFGKALGFNKENTEEFRLLVQFTQATDPADRNMFLKKLSEHRVGVKLKSGEIDRKSFEKVPNWVAWIIYAMVDQDGVSFDTASLKKLLRGKASEDEIETSLNTLVASGDLRRDEVTGELKKARSLTESPEDIPVALVRKLQSQLMYLGLESLYQDQPTDREFGTLTMSLTKTEFEEIKFKLRQMRKSINKDNSIARMKTKGERVYQLNIQLFPVTNAAEGLEKAAEKTVTMNQVIQPALDVKVDTMVEVAAAAPVAAPIPEAAPNVASATAPAKTSNVSSLAATAASAADLFR, via the coding sequence ATGCAAAACAATCATCTAGAGTTTGGCAAAGGCAAAGAGAATTCAACGACTTCGCTGGTTCCGCCAGTCTTGTCTGATTACATGAATTACCGCCAGTTTCTGGCAGACTTTTATAAGTTCAAACGTCAGGCTTCCAAAGGAGCTTTGAGAGCTTATAACTATGCCGTGTTCTCTGCGGCAGCGAACATCAAATCTCCGAACTATTTGAAAATGATCATCGAAGGAAAAAGAAATCTTTCTGACGATATGATCGGCAAATTCGGTAAAGCCCTGGGTTTCAATAAAGAAAACACTGAAGAGTTCCGTTTGCTCGTGCAATTCACGCAAGCAACAGATCCTGCAGACCGCAATATGTTCCTGAAAAAACTCAGCGAACACAGAGTCGGTGTAAAACTTAAATCGGGTGAGATCGATCGTAAGAGCTTTGAAAAAGTTCCGAACTGGGTTGCGTGGATTATCTATGCCATGGTCGATCAAGACGGAGTTTCCTTCGATACAGCCTCTTTGAAAAAGCTTCTTCGTGGCAAAGCCTCTGAAGACGAAATCGAAACTTCATTGAACACCTTGGTGGCTTCTGGCGATCTGCGCAGAGACGAAGTGACCGGGGAGTTGAAGAAGGCCCGCAGTCTGACTGAATCACCGGAAGACATTCCAGTGGCATTGGTCAGAAAGCTTCAATCACAATTGATGTACTTGGGCCTTGAGTCTTTGTACCAAGATCAACCCACAGACCGCGAGTTCGGTACATTGACGATGTCTTTGACGAAAACAGAATTCGAAGAAATCAAATTCAAGCTTCGCCAAATGCGCAAGTCGATCAATAAAGACAACTCTATCGCGCGCATGAAAACAAAAGGGGAGAGAGTTTACCAACTCAACATCCAATTGTTCCCAGTGACCAACGCCGCAGAGGGTTTGGAAAAAGCTGCAGAGAAAACAGTGACCATGAACCAGGTGATTCAGCCGGCTCTTGATGTGAAGGTTGACACAATGGTTGAGGTGGCTGCGGCTGCCCCAGTTGCTGCCCCAATTCCTGAGGCTGCACCAAATGTTGCTTCGGCGACCGCTCCTGCAAAAACTTCGAACGTCAGTTCGCTTGCCGCAACTGCTGCTTCAGCAGCAGATCTTTTCCGCTAA
- a CDS encoding LysR family transcriptional regulator: MSLLSPSLEAFWAVVEKGTVLEAAKIVNLTQTGVTQRIRGLEKQLGVTLFTRSRKGMRLTNEGESLLRYVQAARDLEGDTLAKLSGKKSSAIVNICFSGTSTLMRSRIIPRVSAVLKKHPQLRVRFDLTDTDSILGKLKTGFAQIVAMPANQVGLELDSKMLAPERYILVGPASWKKRSLTDILEKECIIDFDPNDTMTSDLLKKYKLFKKARSERHFANNIDALTSMIQQGVGYSVLTSEFAADFIKKGTLISLDKEMFFDEAVALAWYPRAEMPTYFKDLITSITKK; the protein is encoded by the coding sequence ATGAGTTTACTAAGCCCTTCCCTTGAAGCTTTCTGGGCCGTTGTCGAAAAAGGCACGGTCCTGGAAGCAGCTAAAATAGTGAATCTCACCCAGACAGGGGTGACCCAAAGAATCAGAGGTTTGGAAAAACAGCTGGGGGTCACCCTTTTCACACGCTCTCGTAAAGGCATGCGACTGACTAACGAGGGCGAATCTTTACTCCGCTATGTGCAGGCCGCCCGCGATCTTGAAGGCGATACTCTTGCCAAGCTCTCTGGAAAGAAAAGTTCTGCGATTGTGAATATCTGCTTTAGTGGGACATCAACTTTGATGCGCTCAAGAATCATTCCCCGCGTGAGTGCTGTTCTAAAGAAGCACCCACAACTGCGCGTGCGCTTTGACCTGACTGATACAGATAGCATTCTTGGAAAATTAAAAACCGGCTTCGCGCAAATAGTTGCTATGCCTGCAAATCAAGTGGGCCTGGAGCTGGATTCAAAAATGCTTGCGCCTGAGCGCTATATATTAGTGGGACCGGCCTCTTGGAAAAAAAGATCTTTGACTGATATCCTGGAGAAAGAATGCATCATTGATTTTGATCCGAACGACACTATGACTTCTGACTTACTGAAAAAATATAAGCTCTTTAAAAAAGCCCGCAGCGAAAGACACTTCGCGAATAACATCGACGCTTTAACATCTATGATTCAACAAGGAGTAGGATACTCCGTTCTTACTTCTGAATTCGCTGCGGACTTCATCAAAAAAGGAACTTTGATTTCTTTGGATAAGGAAATGTTTTTCGACGAGGCCGTTGCACTCGCA
- a CDS encoding phosphatase PAP2 family protein — protein MPVQQFGELLRSPSKLKKHILLVTLSALILAALAAAFLDQRLSLFFNHEDIRTTWRPVARVVTDIGLSDYYFVIAILTWALARWVLPRIASLKKYSAKIDYARRWGLSLLVALLVSGVLTHLIKATVGRQRPHKTPDFDPFVFDPFTTHWHWHSFSSGHSQVLFTAATMFSIAFPKLRWLWLAIAIIGCATRIVVHDHFLSDTIFGACVGYVGTLLALRLMMKKTPNSLH, from the coding sequence ATGCCTGTACAACAATTCGGCGAGCTCCTGCGCAGCCCCTCTAAATTGAAAAAGCATATCCTGCTTGTGACTTTATCTGCTTTGATTCTTGCGGCCTTAGCAGCGGCTTTCTTAGATCAGCGATTGTCTTTGTTCTTTAACCATGAAGACATTCGCACCACTTGGCGTCCTGTGGCCCGCGTTGTGACTGATATCGGTCTTTCTGATTACTATTTTGTGATAGCGATTCTTACGTGGGCATTGGCTCGATGGGTTCTGCCGCGAATCGCCTCTTTGAAAAAGTATTCCGCGAAAATTGATTATGCTCGTCGCTGGGGCTTGAGTCTGTTGGTTGCCCTCTTGGTTTCAGGAGTACTAACTCATCTTATTAAGGCCACTGTGGGACGTCAGCGCCCGCATAAAACCCCTGACTTTGATCCTTTTGTTTTTGATCCATTCACGACTCACTGGCACTGGCATTCGTTTTCATCGGGCCACTCTCAAGTGTTGTTTACTGCTGCCACCATGTTCAGTATTGCATTCCCGAAATTGCGTTGGCTGTGGCTCGCAATCGCCATTATTGGCTGTGCGACTCGTATTGTTGTGCACGATCATTTCCTAAGCGACACCATCTTTGGAGCTTGCGTGGGATACGTTGGTACTTTGCTCGCTTTAAGATTGATGATGAAGAAGACTCCGAACAGTCTTCATTAG